CGTCAATGATTGTGTCTGAATCCGTCTGCCTGGCATCCTCCCTGGCGCGCCTGATGGGCGAGCCACTGGGAGAGGGCGTCGCGGAGGGGAGAGGGGAAAGCAACGAGCCGGCGGACCCTGGGGCCCGCCGGCTCTGGCACCGGCCGTGGAATGCGCTCGACGCTACGGCTGGATCGTCCAGTAGTAGTTCGCGTTGGCCCCGGTGGTCAGGTACTTGTCGGTGTCGGTGGTGAGCCACTGCTTCCACGTGACGTTCTCAAACCACACGTCGTCGCCGTAGCGGATCACACCGTCGCCGGCGATGCGCTTGTGGATGATCCACTTCTCCTGATCATACCCGGGCTTGTAGTAGTACAGCGACGGCGTGCGCCAGGCGCCCAGCTGATTGTACGCGCCCACGGCCGCCTCGGTGGTCTGGATGAAAATGGGCGCCCCGTCCCGCAGCTCCCCCGCCGCCCCTGCCAGCTTCAGCCGCACGGAGCTCGTCGTGGAGAGGTGCGGATAGTACTCCGTGGTGAACTCGATGGGGTTGGCCTCCTCGGCCATGGTGGAGATGAAGAAGCCGCTGGGCGACAGCAGCCGTACCGGCGTGTTTGCCTGCACCGGTGCGCCCGGCGGCACGGGGTGAACGTCCAGGCTCTCGGTGAAGATCGTTTCGTTCGCGGGCGGGGCGGGATACGGCGTGCGGACGCCGCTCCACGACGGGTACTGGTAGTAGGTGATGGATACTGGATCCTGCGGTGCCTTCCGCACCCCCAGATCGATGATGGCGTACGAGTGGTTGTAGTAGCCCTCGGCCGCGCCCAGCCGGTAGCGGGTGGGGTCCAGGTACGGGATCTGGGGATGCTTCACCGTGTACGGGTCTTCGCCCAGCGTCTCCTCGTACGCGCTCGCCCCGATCAGCCGGCCCTTCTGCAGCCCCATCACGCCGTCGGCGTACAGCACCAGGTTGTGCTCGTGGCCCCACAGCCACGCCGCCACCCGGTCGCGAAAGTACGGCTGGAACACGCCCAGCAGGTATTCGTTCAGCCACGGGCGCGCGCTGGAACGGATATCCTCGCCGGCGGAGAACAGCTGGTGGTGCGAGAGAAGGATGGTCTTGCCCCCGAACGTCTCCAGCTTGTCCCGGTGCCAGTCGGCCTCGGACGCCACCAGCGCCGGGGCGCGTTGAACGACGGGGTTGCCGTCGTTGTACCCCGTGTCCATTCCCAGGAACTGCCACGTGCCGTCCTCCGTGCGCAGGCAGAAGTAGCTGGCCGCCTGCCGCGCTGCGGGAATAGCCGTGT
This sequence is a window from Longimicrobium sp.. Protein-coding genes within it:
- a CDS encoding metallophosphoesterase family protein; amino-acid sequence: MFIPPIRTVRAADHSLFQSAVAAHARSQPPGTLRTTASAAGTREAAAAQPEPDSFTGALGTHLVEAASAAAKAAAAGNAPRPALLAPAGGATAAAAATALPAGLSPDPRTLLAAAPDDVNAAAFAKALGEAMAAGNDAEAARLTAEIRKFSSADWPGWITCAEIYAKYLLQYGTALYRDWRREGNSDRNYSVIQWKLPNNARVGILGDWGTNMDDARAVLSVMKQKGVDAVIHLGDIYYSGTPDESNQALQILRDVLGPDIPVFNLPGNHDYYAFGHGFYPMLDALNTAIPAARQAASYFCLRTEDGTWQFLGMDTGYNDGNPVVQRAPALVASEADWHRDKLETFGGKTILLSHHQLFSAGEDIRSSARPWLNEYLLGVFQPYFRDRVAAWLWGHEHNLVLYADGVMGLQKGRLIGASAYEETLGEDPYTVKHPQIPYLDPTRYRLGAAEGYYNHSYAIIDLGVRKAPQDPVSITYYQYPSWSGVRTPYPAPPANETIFTESLDVHPVPPGAPVQANTPVRLLSPSGFFISTMAEEANPIEFTTEYYPHLSTTSSVRLKLAGAAGELRDGAPIFIQTTEAAVGAYNQLGAWRTPSLYYYKPGYDQEKWIIHKRIAGDGVIRYGDDVWFENVTWKQWLTTDTDKYLTTGANANYYWTIQP